The Thermothielavioides terrestris NRRL 8126 chromosome 2, complete sequence genome includes a region encoding these proteins:
- a CDS encoding uncharacterized protein (Contains conserved domain CUE[pfam02845], CUE domains have been shown to bind ubiquitin), translating into MSEVHSRPAAARGRGSGRGGRGGGTAARGGGRAGARPAGVNGEDKPETESSLPTFEDEGEVGQLRQQYGSKVAVIKEMFTDWSEVDILFALRETDGDENLAVTRIAEGTISQWGEVSKTKKERSRPKAKPDTATTAAGDSAPGGAQRNARGGRNADSGRGRGRATERGGRGGARGRSTHATTNGTRAKESQPLSVPTEESTEWNTKPSEESPAWGEPSATENAPGTTTTVPNATATVARHTAVPEGTKTTWASMLRQSTTPKPAPKPKEAPAKVSEPAIEHLPPAEPTAPEPEGPAPAPVEESAAEPVKEPAPAPQAEPAPPAVPVVPAVPAVTPVVPEVALLPSKDQLTEKNLDTIADVSHPPQTDTAASEAADSWDPRGPAPSATATPLSASQQQHQARTAPKPAARTPVHHPRRMLDQLEPVRMPGNRDQVDRAAVQFGAFSLNGPIDDDVDGDREEPETRPQPPEDSPVAHPRTSLPPAQPTPVPEAFPTQKPAAAQVPAGPAAPAPSAPPANAPSTSQAAAQPPAAPNNQQFGRFGQPASQEHPSFPTSKPFEPFGQQPAIASATQNQFEGGFQGQGQAAQAPSQQQPGGPFSSAPSEFSSYYTADHQNRFNYYNQNFGQQQGAQGQQDALSSQPQRSFAGYNAPQTDNLTQYPQSGVQHGQSRFGAAAADSQVGAAPAAGQAASQAQNTPSTQAQTHGQQPHEYPYSAHPYYSSPYYSGYMGGYQGYNQGAYGGPYGKGGLGYQPSQYGITPQGPHGYSSPAGAFGQSALHRDTGVMGGLGDYGRAGSAQSGQQGLGGGFGGVHDTFGRGGSAYQSQGGQAFNAPGSQPGAGPTSGDDLKPFGDSKAGGGPSPSLGTAPRPGSAANNGPSQAGLPPPQSSQQSGLGGMGGYGYPSHMQGHGLHGTQSAAGGYGMSASGAQSHQTSYGAGYGAQGFAGNYYGNPPRGWGNNYH; encoded by the exons ATGTCTGAGGTGCACTCCAGACCTGCTGCCGCGCGCGGCAGAGGCTCTGGtcggggcggccggggcggcggcactGCGGCTCGGGGAGGAGGTCGCGCTggtgctcggcctgctggcgtCAATGGCGAAGACAAACCAGAAACAGAATCCTCGCTACCGACCTttgaggacgagggcgaAGTCGGCCAGCTCAGGCAGCAATACGGCAGCAAGGTTGCCGTCATCAAAGAAATGTTTACCGACTGGTCCGAGGTTGACATCCTGTTTGCTCTTCGCGAGACCGACGGTGACGAGAACTTGGCCGTCACCCGAATTGCTGAGG GCACCATTTCACAGTGGGGCGAAGTctcgaagacgaagaaggaGCGTTCGCGTCCCAAGGCCAAGCCCGACACGGCCACGACTGCGGCCGGCGATTCGGCTCCGGGGGGCGCCCAGCGAAATGCCCGAGGCGGTCGCAATGCCGACAGCGGCCGGGGCCGCGGCAGAGCCACTGAgcgtggtggtcgtggtggcgCACGCGGCAGGTCGACCCATGCCACAACCAATGGAACCCGGGCCAAGGAAAGCCAACCCCTTTCGGTCCCGACTGAAGAATCCACGGAATGGAACACCAAGCCGTCTGAAGAGTCGCCTGCTTGGGGCGAACCTTCCGCGACAGAGAATGCCCCGGGTACGACGACCACCGTCCCGAACGCCACGGCGACTGTTGCGAGACACACCGCAGTTCCCGAAGGGACCAAGACCACTTGGGCAAGCATGTTGAGACAATCGACCACTCCCAAGCCAGCCCCCAAGCCGAAGGAGGCACCCGCTAAGGTCTCCGAACCGGCCATTGAGCATCTGCCTCCTGCGGAACCTACCGCACCTGAGCCCGAAGgtccggccccggccccggttGAGGagtccgccgccgagccggtgAAGGAGCCCGCCCCGGCGCCCCAGGCTGAGCCAGCCCCGCCTGCTGTCCCTGTCGTGCCCGCGGTTCCGGCTGTCACTCCCGTCGTCCCCGAAGTCGCATTGTTGCCCTCCAAGGATCAACTTACCGAGAAGAATCTTGATACTATAGCAGACGTCTCACATCCCCCCCAGACAGAcacggccgccagcgaggccgccgaTTCTTGGGATCCGCGGGGGCCGGCGCCCAGCGCGACAGCCACCCCTCTTTCGGCTTCCCAGCAGCAACACCAGGCCCGCACAGCCCCGAAACCAGCGGCCCGCACTCCCGTCCACCACCCCCGACGCATGCTCGACCAGCTTGAGCCCGTCCGCATGCCCGGTAACCGTGACCAGGTTGATCGTGCTGCCGTTCAATTTGGCGCTTTCAGCCTGAATGGCCCgatcgacgacgacgtcgatGGCGATCGCGAGGAACCCGAGACTCGCCCTCAGCCGCCCGAGGATTCACCTGTTGCACATCCCCGTACATCTCTTCCCCCCGCGCAGCCTACACCCGTTCCCGAAGCGTTCCCCACCCAAAAGCCGGCGGCTGCTCAAGTTCCTGCAGGACCTGCCG CCCCTGCACCCTCCGCACCTCCCGCAAATGCTCCCTCCACCTCGCAGG CAGCCGCACAACCGCCTGCCGCTCCGAACAACCAGCAGTTTGGTCGCTTTGGCCAGCCTGCCTCTCAGGAGCACCCTTCATTCCCCACATCGAAACCGTTCGAGCCGTTCGGCCAACAGCCAGCCATCGCTTCGGCCACCCAGAACCAGTTCGAGGGCGGCTTCCAGGGCCAGGGACAAGCGGCGCAAGCGCCgagccagcagcagcccggtGGTCCCTTCAGCTCCGCCCCCAGCGAGTTTTCATCTTACTACACCGCAGACCACCAGAACCGCTTCAACTACTACAACCAGAACTTCGGGCAGCAACAGGGCGCGCAGGGTCAGCAAGATGCCCTGTCGTCGCAGCCGCAGCGTTCGTTCGCCGGGTATAACGCGCCCCAGACCGACAACCTTACTCAGTACCCTCAGAGCGGTGTTCAGCACGGACAGTCCCgcttcggcgccgctgccgccgactCGCAGGTTGGCGCTGCCCCCGCGGCGGGTCAGGCCGCCAGCCAGGCTCAGAACACCCCGAGCACGCAGGCTCAAACgcacggccagcagccgcacGAGTACCCGTATAGCGCCCACCCTTACTATTCGAGCCCGTACTATTCCGGATACATGGGTGGCTACCAAGGCTACAACCAGGGCGCTTATGGTGGCCCATACGGCAAGGGCGGTCTGGGCTACCAGCCTAGCCAGTACGGAATCACGCCCCAAGGTCCTCATGGGTACTCGTCTCCCGCGGGAGCGTTCGGCCAATCAGCTCTTCACCGAGATACCGGCGTGATGGGCGGCCTGGGCGATTACGGGCGTGCCGGCTCCGCCCAGTCGGGCCAGCagggccttggcggcggATTCGGCGGCGTACACGACACattcggccgcggcggctccgCCTACCAGTCGCAGGGCGGACAGGCGTTCAATGCGCCTGGCTCGCAACCAGGCGCCGGCCCGACCTCAGGTGACGACTTGAAGCCCTTCGGCGATTCCAaggctggcggcggaccGAGCCCTTCGCTCGGCACGGCGCCCCGTcccggctcggcggcgaatAACGGCCCGTCGCAAGCCGgtctcccgccgccgcagtccAGCCAGCAGagcggcctcggcggcatgggcggcTACGGATACCCGAGCCACATGCAGGGCCACGGCCTCCACGGTACCCAgtcagccgccggcggctacGGCATGAGCGCCAGCGGTGCTCAGAGCCACCAGACCAGCTACGGCGCCGGCTACGGCGCGCAGGGCTTCGCTGGCAACTACTACGGCAATCCGCCTCGGGGCTGGGGGAACAACTATCACTAG